One segment of Macrobrachium rosenbergii isolate ZJJX-2024 chromosome 25, ASM4041242v1, whole genome shotgun sequence DNA contains the following:
- the LOC136852552 gene encoding carbohydrate sulfotransferase 11-like, translating into MALRGAFEIITRKWKLIFVMCGFATLVYIHSSEHKLLKEYRRSMQRQIELIIEKARLPSDADDQTTDKSLEKKDPSLVNETLSIRQETKNEHVPGIHAETELVLPVRRKVKEVVFPSTNNCSKKEHNLMIKNHKGPTVPTRDIYPCKKWNQPNPNDLRWPVVIKPTNGEVLNKIDLNRVNTKVRDLVEEQLEVQKERLARIKDTCQQHPELAIRQHITFVWDTKSDPPVVYCPLYKVASTTWMVYFLRLAHVNDDNPALEIYKFSGQEKKKYMPRFGGGHQRVFKEFKAPKTSLERNKVFKNSLRFIVVRHPFARLLSAYRDKIERPKPKPFTPYFKDLQKAIILKYRPEGSNNTSPTPTFSEFVDYIIDSTEHLKTAKDWEENVVCWSPFWSQCGVCSTDYQVVIKLETMDDDEQFLAHMADLKEIQNVHEWRNLKRTSVSSSVLLPKYYGSITKAQIYKLYERYKIDFDLFGYTIDDYL; encoded by the exons ATGGCTTTGAGAGGTGCTTTTGAAATCATCACCAGAAAATGGAAACTGATCTTCGTGATGTGTGGCTTTGCCACGCTCGTCTACATTCACAGCAGCGAACACAAGCTCCTAAAGGAGTACAGGCGGAGCATGCAGAGGCAAATTGAACTCATCATAGAGAAAGCGCGCCTCCCCAGCGACGCAGACGATCAGACAACTGATAAATCCCTCGAAAAGAAAGACCCTTCATTAGTAAACGAGACGTTGTCTATTCGACAAGAAACGAAAAACGAACATGTTCCTGGGATTCACGCTGAGACCGAATTGGTCTTGCCTGTCAGACGCAAGGTCAAGGAAGTTGTGTTTCCGAGTACTAATAACTGCAGCAAAAAAGAGCATAACTTGATGATCAAGAATCACAAGGGTCCCACGGTTCCAACGAGGGACATCTACCCCTGCAAGAAATGGAACCAGCCTAATCCTAACGATCTTCGGTGGCCGGTTGTTATAAAGCCCACCAATGGCGAGGTCTTGAACAAAATAGACTTGAATAGAGTAAATACAAAG GTACGAGACCTAGTCGAGGAACAGCTGGAAGTGCAGAAAGAACGTCTGGCCAGGATAAAAGACACATGTCAGCAGCATCCTGAACTGGCCATCCGTCAGCACATCACGTTCGTTTGGGACACCAAGAGCGACCCCCCGGTTGTCTATTGTCCTCTGTACAAG GTAGCGTCAACGACTTGGATGGTGTACTTTCTAAGACTGGCTCACGTCAATGATGACAATCCCGCGTTGGAAATATACAAGTTTAGtggacaagagaagaagaaatacatg CCAAGATTCGGTGGTGGCCACCAGAGGGTGTTCAAGGAGTTCAAAGCCCCCAAGACTTCACTGGAAAGGAATAAAGTGTTCAAGAATTCACTGCGATTCATCGTTGTTCGACATCCATTTGCAAG GTTACTCTCTGCATACCGGGACAAAATCGAGCGCCCTAAGCCGAAACCCTTCACTCCCTATTTCAAGGACCTTCAGAAGGCCATCATTTTGAAGTACAGGCCTGAGGGAAGCAATAACACTTCCCCTACGCCCACTTTCTCTGAATTTGTCGACTACATCATCGATTCTACGGAGCATCTGAAGACAGCCAAAGATTGGGAGGAAAAT GTCGTCTGCTGGTCCCCATTTTGgtcgcagtgtggggtctgctcaACGGATTACCAGGTAGTCATCAAGCTTGAGACAATGGACGACGACGAACAGTTCCTCGCACACATGGCGGACCTCAAGGAGATCCAGAACGTTCACGAGTGGCGGAATCTGAAGCGGACTTCTGTGTCCTCTTCTGTCCTCCTACCCAAGTACTACGGAAGCATCACCAAAGCGCAGATTTACAAACTTTACGAACGATACAAAATAGACTTTGACCTGTTTGGGTACACGATAGATGATTATTTATAG